The proteins below are encoded in one region of Citrobacter enshiensis:
- the pheM gene encoding pheST operon leader peptide PheM, whose amino-acid sequence MNAAIFRFFFYFST is encoded by the coding sequence ATGAATGCTGCTATTTTCCGTTTCTTTTTTTACTTTAGCACCTGA
- the pheS gene encoding phenylalanine--tRNA ligase subunit alpha: protein MSHLAELVASAKAAINQASDVAALDNVRVEYLGKKGHLTLQMTTLRELPQEERPAAGAVINEAKEQVQQALNARKADLENAALNARLSAETIDVSLPGRRIENGGLHPVTRTIDRIESFFGELGFTVATGPEIEDDYHNFDALNIPGHHPARADHDTFWFDATRLLRTQTSGVQIRTMKEKQPPIRIIAPGRVYRNDYDQTHTPMFHQMEGLIVDTNISFTNLKGTLHDFLRNFFEEDLQIRFRPSYFPFTEPSAEVDVMGKNGKWLEVLGCGMVHPNVLRNVGIDPEIYSGFAFGMGMERLTMLRYGVTDLRSFFENDLRFLKQFK from the coding sequence ATGTCACATCTCGCAGAGCTGGTTGCCAGTGCAAAGGCAGCCATTAACCAGGCGTCAGATGTTGCCGCGTTAGACAATGTACGCGTCGAATATTTGGGCAAGAAAGGGCACTTAACCCTTCAGATGACGACCCTGCGTGAACTGCCGCAAGAAGAGCGTCCGGCCGCTGGTGCGGTTATCAACGAAGCGAAAGAACAGGTACAGCAAGCGCTGAACGCACGTAAGGCAGATTTAGAAAATGCTGCACTGAACGCGCGTCTGTCCGCAGAAACGATTGACGTTTCTCTGCCAGGTCGTCGTATCGAAAACGGCGGTCTGCATCCGGTGACTCGTACCATCGATCGTATCGAAAGTTTCTTTGGCGAGCTTGGCTTTACCGTGGCAACTGGCCCGGAAATCGAAGACGACTATCACAACTTCGATGCGCTGAACATTCCAGGTCATCACCCGGCGCGTGCGGATCACGATACATTCTGGTTTGATGCGACCCGCCTGCTGCGTACGCAGACCTCTGGCGTTCAGATCCGTACCATGAAAGAAAAGCAGCCGCCGATTCGTATCATCGCGCCGGGCCGCGTATATCGTAACGATTACGATCAGACCCACACCCCGATGTTCCATCAGATGGAAGGGTTGATTGTTGACACCAACATCAGCTTTACCAACCTGAAAGGCACGCTGCACGACTTCCTGCGTAACTTCTTTGAAGAAGATCTGCAGATCCGTTTCCGTCCTTCTTACTTCCCGTTTACTGAGCCGTCTGCAGAAGTGGATGTGATGGGTAAAAATGGCAAATGGCTGGAAGTACTGGGTTGCGGCATGGTGCATCCGAACGTACTGCGTAATGTCGGCATCGATCCGGAAATTTATTCTGGCTTCGCCTTTGGTATGGGTATGGAACGTCTGACGATGCTGCGTTATGGCGTGACTGACCTGCGTTCATTCTTCGAAAACGATCTGCGTTTCCTCAAACAGTTTAAATAA
- a CDS encoding EAL domain-containing protein, with protein sequence MIVSLDNPYHSDLWFLPARSEKGDLVGVEIIANFVSDDGSVRMPTELVIPRLSPEEQCRLFEEKLSLIEACQHFFIQQKLNAWIKLTPAVVEALFYDDEFTSRVKRFSFIELMINENYPELNRGKENPQLAKLAAQFPLILANFGAGDSSMKAIFDGLFKRVVLDKSFVQHRAMSVSFEPFMQAIVSQISSCCDSVMIAGIDTEEMRTRVTSLGFSALQGCLWPAVAVGQLTSLVQG encoded by the coding sequence ATGATTGTTTCACTGGATAATCCTTATCATTCCGATCTCTGGTTTCTGCCCGCGCGGAGTGAGAAAGGGGACCTTGTTGGTGTAGAGATCATTGCAAACTTTGTCAGTGACGATGGCTCTGTACGCATGCCGACAGAGCTGGTCATACCCCGACTGTCGCCAGAAGAGCAGTGCCGTTTATTCGAAGAAAAACTCTCACTTATTGAAGCGTGCCAACATTTTTTTATTCAACAAAAATTGAACGCCTGGATTAAATTAACGCCGGCAGTGGTTGAAGCATTATTTTATGACGACGAGTTTACCTCTCGTGTTAAGCGATTTTCATTTATTGAGTTAATGATTAATGAAAATTACCCTGAATTAAATCGTGGAAAAGAAAATCCACAACTGGCGAAATTAGCGGCGCAGTTTCCACTCATACTGGCTAATTTTGGTGCCGGTGATTCTTCAATGAAAGCCATTTTTGACGGTCTTTTCAAACGCGTCGTGCTGGATAAAAGTTTTGTTCAGCACAGAGCAATGAGCGTTTCATTTGAACCGTTTATGCAGGCTATTGTTTCACAAATATCATCCTGCTGTGATTCAGTGATGATTGCGGGTATCGATACTGAAGAGATGAGAACCCGCGTAACCTCATTAGGTTTCAGCGCATTGCAGGGATGTTTGTGGCCAGCCGTAGCGGTGGGTCAGCTAACGTCCCTGGTACAGGGATAA
- the btuC gene encoding vitamin B12 ABC transporter permease BtuC has protein sequence MLTFARQQQRRHVRWILSLTALTLLAAVVSLCAGEQWIGPGEWFGTRGDLFVWQIRLPRTLAVLLVGAALALSGAVMQALFENPLAEPGLLGVSNGAGVGLIAAVLLGQGKLPGWALGLCAIAGALIITLILLRFARRHLSTSRLLLAGVALGIICSALMTWAIYFSTSFDLRQLMYWMMGGFGGVDWQQSWLMIALIPVLLWICCQSQPMNMLALGETSARQLGLPLWFWRNLLVVATGWMVGVSVALAGAIGFIGLVIPHILRLCGLTDHRVLLPACALAGAIALLTADVVARLALASAELPIGVVTATLGAPVFIWLLLKAGR, from the coding sequence ATGCTGACTTTTGCCCGCCAACAACAGCGACGTCATGTGCGCTGGATACTGAGTCTGACGGCGCTAACGCTGCTGGCAGCCGTTGTAAGCTTATGTGCTGGAGAACAGTGGATAGGTCCAGGTGAGTGGTTTGGTACCCGTGGGGACCTGTTTGTCTGGCAAATTCGACTGCCACGGACGCTGGCTGTTTTGCTGGTCGGGGCCGCGCTGGCGCTCTCCGGTGCGGTGATGCAGGCACTGTTTGAAAACCCACTTGCAGAGCCGGGACTGCTTGGCGTCTCCAACGGCGCTGGCGTGGGGCTTATTGCGGCCGTGCTGTTAGGGCAGGGTAAGCTTCCGGGTTGGGCGTTAGGACTGTGCGCGATTGCAGGTGCGCTCATTATCACGCTAATTCTTCTGCGTTTCGCCCGTCGTCATCTTTCGACCAGTCGCTTACTGCTTGCCGGTGTGGCGTTAGGCATTATTTGTAGTGCACTGATGACGTGGGCGATCTATTTTTCCACCTCTTTTGACCTGCGCCAGTTGATGTACTGGATGATGGGCGGGTTCGGCGGCGTTGACTGGCAACAGAGCTGGTTGATGATCGCATTGATTCCGGTTCTGCTCTGGATTTGCTGCCAGTCGCAGCCTATGAATATGCTGGCATTGGGCGAAACCTCAGCCCGCCAGCTTGGGTTGCCTTTATGGTTCTGGCGTAATCTTCTGGTGGTGGCGACAGGATGGATGGTTGGCGTGAGCGTGGCGTTGGCCGGGGCAATCGGCTTTATCGGTTTAGTTATTCCCCATATATTGCGTTTATGCGGGTTAACCGACCATCGTGTCTTATTGCCTGCTTGTGCGCTGGCGGGCGCGATTGCGCTGTTGACGGCGGACGTGGTTGCCCGACTGGCGCTCGCCTCCGCAGAACTTCCCATCGGTGTGGTAACGGCCACATTGGGGGCGCCTGTCTTCATCTGGTTGCTATTAAAAGCAGGACGTTAA
- the selO gene encoding protein adenylyltransferase SelO — translation MTLSFTARWRDELPATYTALSPTPLSNARVIWHNDVLAQQLDIPATLFNVESGSGVWGGESLLPGMSPLAQVYSGHQFGVWAGQLGDGRGILLGEQLLPDGTTLDWHLKGAGLTPYSRMGDGRAVLRSTIRESLASEAMHYLRIPTTRALSIVTSDSPVYRETPETGAMLMRLAQSHMRFGHFEHFYYRREPEKVRQLADFAIRHYWPHLQDEEDKYTLWFRDVVSRTATLIADWQTVGFAHGVMNTDNMSILGLTIDYGPFGFLDDYQPGLICNHSDHQGRYSFDNQPAVGLWNLQRLAQTLSPFMSVETLNDALDGYQLALLTRYGQRMRQKLGFFSEQKDDNALLNALFSLMAREGSDYTRTFRMLSQTEQQSSASPLRDEFIDLAAFDEWFTQYRARLQLEQVDDALRQQHMQRANPAVVLRNWLAQRAIEDAERGDTRELHRLHQVLRTPFADRDDDYVSRPPDWGKRLEVSCSS, via the coding sequence ATGACCCTGTCTTTTACCGCCCGCTGGCGCGATGAGTTGCCGGCAACGTATACCGCTCTTTCCCCAACTCCCCTGAGCAATGCCCGTGTGATTTGGCACAATGATGTTTTGGCACAACAGCTTGATATTCCAGCTACGCTTTTTAATGTTGAAAGTGGATCGGGTGTCTGGGGTGGTGAATCTTTACTTCCCGGTATGTCGCCTCTGGCCCAGGTCTACAGCGGACATCAGTTTGGTGTCTGGGCGGGACAGCTTGGCGACGGACGCGGCATTCTGTTGGGAGAACAACTCCTGCCTGATGGCACGACACTTGACTGGCATCTGAAAGGTGCGGGGTTAACCCCGTATTCGCGTATGGGCGATGGGCGAGCGGTATTGCGCTCGACAATCAGAGAGAGCCTGGCCAGTGAGGCGATGCATTATCTGAGGATCCCAACGACCCGGGCGCTGTCGATTGTGACCAGCGATTCTCCGGTTTACCGGGAAACGCCGGAAACCGGTGCAATGTTGATGCGCCTGGCGCAAAGCCACATGCGTTTCGGCCATTTTGAACACTTCTATTATCGCCGTGAGCCCGAAAAAGTGCGTCAGTTGGCCGACTTTGCGATTCGTCACTATTGGCCTCATTTACAGGATGAAGAAGATAAATACACGCTCTGGTTTCGGGATGTGGTCTCACGCACGGCTACGCTGATTGCTGACTGGCAAACCGTGGGATTTGCCCACGGCGTGATGAATACCGATAACATGTCTATCCTGGGCTTAACGATAGATTATGGACCGTTTGGTTTTCTTGATGATTATCAGCCAGGGCTGATTTGCAATCATTCCGACCATCAGGGGCGCTACAGCTTTGATAACCAACCCGCTGTGGGGCTCTGGAATTTACAACGACTGGCACAGACGCTTTCTCCTTTTATGTCGGTTGAGACGCTCAATGATGCGCTGGATGGCTATCAACTGGCCCTGTTGACACGTTACGGCCAACGGATGCGGCAAAAGCTGGGATTCTTTAGCGAACAGAAAGACGACAATGCGTTACTCAATGCTTTGTTCAGCCTGATGGCGCGTGAGGGAAGCGACTATACCCGAACATTCAGAATGTTGAGCCAGACAGAGCAGCAAAGCTCTGCATCTCCGCTACGGGATGAGTTTATCGACCTCGCCGCCTTTGACGAATGGTTCACACAGTATCGTGCTCGCTTGCAACTGGAACAGGTTGATGATGCATTGCGTCAGCAACACATGCAGCGCGCCAACCCTGCGGTGGTACTGCGTAACTGGTTGGCCCAGCGTGCTATCGAGGATGCGGAACGGGGGGACACGCGCGAATTGCACCGACTGCATCAGGTACTGCGCACACCGTTTGCCGACAGAGATGATGACTACGTCAGCCGTCCTCCCGACTGGGGAAAACGGCTGGAAGTCAGTTGCTCAAGCTAG
- the rplT gene encoding 50S ribosomal protein L20, with translation MARVKRGVMARARHKKILKQAKGYYGARSRVYRVAFQAVIKAGQYAYRDRRQRKRQFRQLWIARINAAARQNGISYSKFINGLKKASVEIDRKILADIAVFDKLAFTALVEKAKAALA, from the coding sequence ATGGCTCGCGTAAAACGTGGTGTAATGGCACGTGCACGTCACAAGAAAATTTTGAAACAAGCTAAAGGTTACTACGGTGCGCGTTCACGCGTGTACCGCGTTGCCTTCCAGGCTGTTATCAAAGCTGGTCAATACGCTTACCGTGACCGTCGTCAACGTAAGCGTCAGTTCCGTCAACTGTGGATTGCGCGTATCAACGCAGCAGCACGTCAGAACGGTATTTCTTACAGCAAATTCATCAACGGCCTGAAAAAAGCCTCTGTTGAAATTGACCGTAAGATCCTGGCTGACATCGCAGTATTCGACAAATTAGCGTTCACCGCTCTGGTCGAAAAAGCGAAAGCAGCTCTGGCGTAA
- the hemP gene encoding hemin uptake protein HemP yields MSRMDRTESPHSKEQSSVPPSNDTERRISSQTLLGQQGKVIIDHDGQEYLLRKTNAGKLLLTK; encoded by the coding sequence ATGTCACGTATGGATCGCACAGAATCACCTCATTCTAAGGAACAGAGCAGCGTCCCTCCCTCCAACGATACCGAACGGCGGATCAGCAGTCAGACGTTATTAGGCCAACAAGGAAAAGTGATCATTGATCATGATGGTCAGGAGTACCTGCTGCGTAAAACCAACGCCGGTAAGCTTCTCCTGACCAAATAA
- the pheT gene encoding phenylalanine--tRNA ligase subunit beta — MKFSELWLREWVNPAIDSDALSNQITMAGLEVDGVDPVAGEFNGVVVGEVVECSQHPNADKLRVTKVNVGGERLLDIVCGAPNCRQGLRVAVATVGAVLPGDFKIKAAKLRGEPSEGMLCSFSELGISDDHNGIIELPGDAPIGTDIREYLKLDDNTIEISVTPNRADCLGIIGVARDVAVLNKAPLVEPEIAPVAATVNDTLPIAVDAPEACPRYLGRVVKGINVKAPTPLWMKEKLRRCGIRSIDAVVDVTNYVLLELGQPMHAFDKDRIEGGIVVRMAKEGESLVLLDGTEAKLSADTLVIADHHKALAMGGIFGGEHSGVNDETQNVLLECAFFSPLSITGRARRHGLHTDASHRYERGVDPALQHKAMERATRLLIDICGGEAGPVIDVTHEATLPKRATITLRRSKLDRLIGHHVADEQVSDILRRLGCEVTEGQDEWKAVAPSWRFDMEIEEDLVEEVARVYGYNNIPDEPVQAGLIMGTHREANLSLKRVKTMLNDKGYQEVITYSFVDPKVQQLIHPGVEALLLPSPISVEMSAMRLSLWTGLLATVVYNQNRQQNRVRIFESGLRFVPDTQANLGIRQDLMLAGVICGNRHDEHWNLAKETVDFYDLKGDLESVLDLTGKLADVQFKAEANPALHPGQSAAIYLKGERIGFIGVVHPELERKLDLNGRTLVFELEWNKLADRVVPQAGEISRFPANRRDIAVVVAENVPAADILTECKKVGVNQVVGVNLFDVYRGKGVAEGYKSLAISLILQDTSRTLEEEEIAATVAKCVEALKERFQASLRD; from the coding sequence ATGAAATTCAGTGAACTGTGGTTACGCGAATGGGTAAACCCGGCTATCGATAGCGATGCGCTGTCGAACCAAATCACCATGGCGGGTCTGGAAGTTGATGGTGTTGATCCGGTTGCCGGCGAGTTTAACGGTGTAGTGGTGGGCGAAGTGGTGGAATGCAGTCAGCATCCTAACGCCGACAAATTGCGCGTAACGAAAGTCAATGTGGGTGGTGAACGCCTGCTGGATATCGTCTGTGGAGCGCCGAACTGCCGCCAGGGGCTGCGTGTCGCGGTGGCGACAGTCGGAGCCGTACTGCCGGGCGATTTTAAAATTAAAGCGGCTAAGCTGCGCGGTGAGCCGTCGGAAGGGATGCTGTGCTCCTTCTCTGAACTGGGCATTTCCGACGATCATAATGGCATTATCGAATTGCCTGGTGATGCGCCGATCGGGACCGACATCCGTGAATACCTGAAACTTGATGATAACACCATCGAGATCAGCGTGACGCCAAACCGTGCCGACTGTTTAGGTATCATCGGTGTTGCGCGTGACGTCGCTGTGCTGAACAAAGCGCCGCTGGTCGAGCCGGAAATCGCGCCCGTTGCTGCGACGGTCAATGATACGCTGCCTATCGCAGTAGACGCGCCAGAAGCCTGTCCGCGCTACCTGGGTCGTGTGGTCAAAGGTATCAACGTTAAAGCGCCAACGCCGCTGTGGATGAAAGAGAAACTGCGCCGTTGTGGTATCCGTTCAATTGATGCTGTGGTTGACGTTACCAACTACGTGCTGCTCGAACTGGGTCAGCCAATGCACGCGTTTGACAAAGACCGCATCGAAGGCGGGATTGTCGTGCGTATGGCGAAAGAGGGTGAATCTCTGGTGCTGCTGGATGGCACTGAAGCCAAACTGAGCGCTGACACGCTGGTCATTGCCGACCATCATAAAGCGCTGGCAATGGGCGGTATCTTCGGTGGTGAACACTCCGGTGTGAACGACGAAACGCAAAATGTGCTGCTGGAATGCGCATTCTTCAGCCCGCTCTCCATTACGGGTCGCGCACGTCGTCATGGCCTGCACACTGACGCATCTCACCGCTATGAACGTGGTGTGGATCCGGCTCTGCAGCACAAAGCGATGGAACGTGCGACCCGTCTGCTGATCGACATTTGTGGTGGTGAAGCCGGTCCGGTCATTGACGTCACCCATGAAGCGACGTTGCCGAAGCGCGCGACCATCACCCTGCGTCGCAGCAAACTGGATCGCCTGATCGGTCATCATGTCGCGGATGAGCAAGTGAGCGATATTCTGCGCCGTCTGGGTTGCGAAGTGACGGAAGGTCAGGACGAGTGGAAAGCGGTTGCACCGAGCTGGCGCTTCGATATGGAGATTGAAGAAGATCTGGTCGAAGAAGTGGCGCGTGTATACGGCTATAACAATATCCCTGATGAACCCGTTCAGGCGGGTCTGATCATGGGGACGCACCGTGAAGCCAATCTGTCACTGAAGCGCGTTAAAACGATGCTGAATGACAAAGGCTATCAGGAAGTGATCACCTATAGCTTTGTCGATCCAAAAGTACAGCAATTGATTCACCCGGGTGTTGAAGCGCTGCTGCTGCCAAGCCCAATCTCTGTTGAGATGTCAGCAATGCGCTTGTCTCTGTGGACTGGCTTACTGGCGACCGTTGTCTATAACCAGAACCGTCAGCAGAACCGCGTGCGTATTTTCGAAAGCGGCCTGCGTTTTGTTCCTGATACTCAGGCGAACCTGGGCATTCGTCAGGATCTGATGCTGGCAGGGGTGATTTGCGGTAACCGTCACGATGAACACTGGAACCTGGCAAAAGAGACCGTTGATTTCTATGATCTGAAGGGCGATCTGGAATCTGTGCTGGACCTGACCGGTAAACTTGCTGACGTTCAGTTCAAAGCAGAAGCCAACCCGGCACTGCATCCTGGACAGTCCGCAGCGATTTATCTGAAAGGTGAACGTATTGGTTTTATTGGGGTTGTTCATCCTGAGCTGGAACGTAAACTGGATCTCAACGGTCGCACTCTGGTGTTTGAACTGGAGTGGAATAAGCTCGCAGACCGCGTGGTGCCTCAGGCGGGTGAGATTTCTCGCTTCCCGGCGAACCGTCGCGATATCGCGGTGGTGGTCGCAGAAAACGTTCCTGCAGCGGATATTTTAACCGAGTGTAAGAAAGTTGGCGTAAATCAGGTAGTTGGCGTAAACTTATTTGACGTGTACCGCGGTAAGGGTGTTGCGGAGGGGTATAAGAGCCTCGCTATCAGCCTGATCCTTCAGGATACCAGCCGTACACTTGAAGAAGAGGAGATTGCCGCTACCGTCGCCAAATGTGTAGAGGCATTAAAAGAGCGATTCCAGGCATCATTGAGGGATTGA
- a CDS encoding glutathione peroxidase gives MQKTILNTQVTNIDGEDISLEKYAGNVLLIVNVASKCGLTPQYEQLENLQKTWGERGFAVLGFPCNQFLGQEPGSEDEIKTYCATTWGVTFPMFSKIDVNGDARHPLYQKLIAAAPAAVAPQASGFYARMASKGRAPLYPDDILWNFEKFLVGRDGHVVQRFSPDMTPDDPIVMESIKLALEK, from the coding sequence ATGCAAAAGACCATTCTCAACACTCAAGTGACAAACATCGACGGCGAGGACATCTCGCTGGAGAAATATGCCGGAAATGTACTGCTGATCGTTAACGTTGCGTCAAAATGTGGTTTAACGCCGCAGTATGAACAACTGGAAAACCTGCAAAAAACCTGGGGCGAGCGCGGATTTGCCGTGTTGGGTTTTCCGTGCAACCAGTTCCTTGGACAAGAGCCGGGCAGCGAAGATGAGATTAAAACGTACTGCGCCACGACCTGGGGCGTGACGTTCCCGATGTTCAGCAAAATTGATGTCAATGGCGATGCGCGCCACCCGTTGTACCAAAAATTGATCGCTGCCGCGCCTGCGGCCGTTGCCCCACAGGCAAGTGGTTTTTACGCGCGGATGGCAAGCAAAGGTCGTGCGCCGCTGTATCCTGACGATATTTTGTGGAACTTTGAGAAGTTTTTAGTGGGCCGGGATGGACACGTCGTGCAGCGTTTTTCACCCGATATGACGCCTGACGATCCCATTGTCATGGAAAGTATCAAACTGGCGTTGGAGAAATAA
- the rpmI gene encoding 50S ribosomal protein L35 yields the protein MPKIKTVRGAAKRFKKTGGGGFKRKHANLRHILTKKSTKRKRHLRPKGLVSKGDLGLVIACLPYA from the coding sequence ATGCCAAAAATTAAGACCGTACGCGGTGCTGCTAAGCGCTTCAAAAAAACCGGTGGTGGTGGATTTAAGCGTAAGCACGCAAACCTGCGTCATATTCTGACCAAAAAATCGACTAAGCGTAAACGTCACTTGCGTCCAAAAGGCCTTGTTTCTAAAGGCGATCTGGGTCTGGTAATCGCGTGCCTGCCGTACGCATAA
- the btuD gene encoding vitamin B12 ABC transporter ATP-binding protein BtuD — translation MSPLMQLQDVAESTRLGPLSGSIRAGEILHLVGPNGAGKSTLLARMAGLTSGDGTIVFDGTALESWPAAKLAQHRAYLAQQQNPPFAMPVWHYLTLHQPDKTRTDLLKEVADALGLGDKLERGTNQLSGGEWQRVRLAAVMLQISPDSNPHGQLLLLDEPMNSLDVAQQNALDRLLSRLCQQGIAVVMSSHDLNHTLRHAHQAWLLKRGALLACGPREEVLTPPNLARAYGLNFRRLDVEGHRMLISTT, via the coding sequence ATGTCTCCGTTGATGCAGTTACAGGACGTGGCTGAAAGCACCCGGCTTGGTCCACTTTCAGGTTCGATCAGAGCCGGGGAAATCTTGCACCTTGTCGGGCCTAACGGGGCGGGGAAAAGCACACTTCTGGCGCGGATGGCGGGCTTGACCAGCGGTGACGGAACGATTGTATTTGACGGTACTGCTCTGGAATCCTGGCCTGCCGCAAAGCTTGCCCAACATCGCGCTTACCTTGCGCAACAGCAAAATCCCCCTTTTGCCATGCCTGTCTGGCATTACCTGACGCTTCATCAGCCCGATAAAACACGAACCGATCTGCTGAAAGAAGTGGCAGACGCGCTCGGATTGGGCGATAAACTGGAGCGGGGCACGAATCAACTCTCCGGCGGCGAGTGGCAACGTGTTCGTCTTGCGGCGGTGATGCTGCAAATTTCGCCGGATTCTAATCCTCACGGGCAACTGTTGCTTCTGGACGAACCGATGAACAGTCTGGATGTTGCGCAACAAAACGCACTGGACCGATTGCTCAGTCGGCTTTGCCAGCAGGGAATTGCTGTCGTGATGAGTAGCCATGATCTTAACCACACGCTACGCCACGCGCATCAGGCGTGGCTGTTGAAACGTGGGGCGTTGCTCGCCTGTGGTCCGCGTGAGGAAGTGCTGACACCGCCCAATTTAGCCCGTGCGTATGGGTTAAACTTCCGTCGGCTTGATGTGGAAGGCCACAGAATGCTCATATCAACCACTTAA
- the ihfA gene encoding integration host factor subunit alpha yields MALTKAEMSEYLFDKLGLSKRDAKELVELFFEEIRRALENGEQVKLSGFGNFDLRDKNQRPGRNPKTGEDIPITARRVVTFRPGQKLKSRVENATPKEE; encoded by the coding sequence ATGGCGCTTACAAAAGCTGAAATGTCAGAATATCTGTTTGATAAGCTTGGGCTTAGCAAGCGGGATGCCAAAGAACTGGTCGAGCTGTTTTTCGAAGAGATCCGTCGTGCTCTGGAAAACGGTGAGCAGGTAAAACTCTCTGGTTTTGGTAACTTCGATCTGCGTGATAAGAATCAACGTCCGGGACGTAACCCGAAAACGGGCGAAGATATTCCCATTACAGCACGGCGCGTGGTGACCTTCAGACCCGGACAGAAGTTAAAAAGTCGGGTCGAAAACGCAACGCCCAAAGAAGAGTAA
- a CDS encoding NlpC/P60 family protein — MRFWFLLIAALVLAGCSSHRAPAPNARLSDSITVIAGLNDQLQNWRGTPYRYGGMSRSGVDCSGFVLMTMRDQFSLQLPRDTRQQSKIGTEIDKDDLLPGDLVFFKTGSGESGLHVGIYDTNNQFIHASTSRGVMRSSLDNVYWRKNFWQARRI, encoded by the coding sequence ATGCGTTTTTGGTTCCTTCTTATCGCAGCACTGGTGTTAGCTGGGTGTAGTAGCCATCGCGCTCCTGCGCCAAATGCCAGACTTTCGGATTCCATTACGGTTATCGCGGGTCTCAATGATCAGCTACAGAACTGGCGCGGAACACCGTACCGTTATGGCGGAATGAGCCGTAGCGGCGTGGATTGTTCAGGGTTTGTTCTGATGACGATGCGTGATCAGTTCTCTCTGCAACTGCCACGAGACACCCGACAACAGTCCAAAATTGGTACGGAAATCGACAAAGATGACCTCCTGCCCGGCGATCTGGTCTTTTTTAAAACCGGTTCAGGGGAGAGTGGTCTGCATGTCGGCATTTATGACACCAATAATCAATTTATCCACGCGTCGACCAGTAGAGGGGTGATGCGTTCGTCTCTCGACAATGTCTACTGGCGTAAAAATTTTTGGCAGGCCCGAAGAATTTAA
- the infC gene encoding translation initiation factor IF-3: MKGGKRVQTARPNRINGEIRALEVRLTGLEGEALGIVSLREAIEKAEEAGVDLVEISPNAEPPVCRIMDYGKFLYEKSKSSKEQKKKQKVIQVKEIKFRPGTDDGDYQVKLRSLIRFLEEGDKAKITLRFRGREMAHQQIGMEVLTRVRDDLSELAVVESFPTKIEGRQMIMVLAPKKKQ, from the coding sequence ATTAAAGGCGGAAAACGAGTTCAAACGGCACGTCCGAATCGTATCAATGGCGAGATTCGCGCCCTGGAAGTTCGCTTAACAGGTCTGGAAGGCGAAGCTTTGGGTATTGTGAGTCTGAGAGAAGCTATCGAAAAAGCTGAAGAAGCTGGAGTAGATTTAGTTGAAATCAGCCCTAACGCCGAACCGCCAGTTTGTCGTATTATGGACTACGGCAAGTTCCTTTATGAAAAGAGTAAGTCTTCTAAGGAACAGAAGAAGAAGCAAAAAGTTATCCAGGTTAAGGAAATTAAATTCCGTCCTGGTACCGACGATGGCGATTATCAGGTAAAACTCCGCAGCCTGATTCGCTTTCTGGAAGAGGGCGATAAGGCCAAGATCACACTGCGTTTCCGCGGTCGTGAGATGGCCCACCAACAGATCGGTATGGAAGTGCTTACGCGCGTCCGTGACGATCTGAGTGAACTGGCAGTAGTCGAATCCTTCCCTACGAAGATCGAAGGCCGCCAGATGATCATGGTGCTCGCTCCTAAGAAGAAACAGTAA